The genomic region GCGAGCGCGAAGACGCCGATCTCCGCCGCCAGGTGCAGGCCGATGGGCAACCCCACGCGGAAGGCCTGCCCCAGGTCCGGCCACACCGGGCGACGCACGGGCGCCGGCCCCTCCGAGGCAGTGGACCGCACCGCCGCCAGGACGATGGCCAGCTGGAGCACGGTGCACAGCAGCGTGGCCAGCGCCGCGCCGGCGGCGCCCATGGCGGGGATGCTCCGCAGCGGCCCGAAGCCCTCCGGCAGCACGCCGCCACCGAAGACGAGGAGGATGTCCGCGCCCAGGTTGAAGATGTTGGCCGCCACGGTGGCCACCACCAGCGGGCGGGTGTTCGCGGTGGACTGCAGGTAGCCGCGCACCATGAGGAACGCCAGCATCGTCACCAGGCTGGGCGCGCGCCAGTACAGGTAGGCCCGAGTCTCCGCCAGGTCCTCCGTGGCATACCCGAAGAAGGGCAGCACCTCCGGCACCAGGACCACCACGCCGCCCAGCATCACCCCCGCGATGAGCGCCATCCACCCGCCCTGCCACAGCAGCGCCCGGGCCCGGGACAGGTTGCGCGCCCCGAAGGCCTGGGACACCAGCGGGTCGAACCCCATCATCACCCCCATGCCCAGGCCGCTGACAGCGAAGAAGAGGGCGTTGGCCAGGCCCACCGCGGCCAGGGCCGAGGTGCCGGCGTGGCCCACCACCAGGGTGTCGACCAGGCCCATGAGCGCCTGGCCGCCTTGAGCAATGGAGATGGGGATGGCGAGCTTCATCAGCTCGCGGAACTCCTCGCGACGGGACTTCACAGGGGCAGACATGGGACAGGCCGCCTATAGCGTCTTCTGGCGCGAAATGCGCTTCTGAAGAGCCGACGGGCCCACCGGCGGGCGCTGACCCCGGGCAAAAAAAAGGCGGCCGGCTCGCATCCCCCGAGGGAGCCGACCGCCCTTCCCTCTTTCGAGGGGGGTGCTACGGGTAATAAGGCGTCGAGAAGTTCGTCTCGAAAGTCGTTGTGGCCAGAGGCACCTGCAGGTTGCTCACATGCGCCACGCGCACGCCGGCGTCGGTGATGGCGTAGACGTAGTCATCCGCCATCACGCTGCGGCGCACGTTGGGCGTCCAGTACCACGTCCAGTCCCGGTAGTTCTGGGTCCGATACAGGTCCGACATGGAGAGGGTGCCCACCGGGGTGAAGCCCGTGGCCGCGTTCACGTTGAACACGCGTAGCTCGCTGCGGAAGCCGCTCCAGTAGTCCGAGCCGTTGTACACGTAGTCCGCGAAGGGCAGCGCCAGCAGCCCCTTGGACGGGAAGAAGTTGAAGGCCTTGTGGTCCCAGAGCGCCTCGCTCCAGCCAGAGGTGGTGCCCACCAGATGGGTGAACTTCTCCGTGGGGTGCGCCGGATCCGTCACGTCGAACATGGACAGCTTCACCGTGCGCTGCCATCCCTCGTTCGGGTTCTCAGGAATGTGCACGCCCACGGTGATCAGGTGGTTCTCATCCAGCGGGTGGATGTAGCTGGAGAAGCCCGGCACCTTCAGCTCGCCCACCTTGCGCGGGTGCTCCGGGTCGGACAGGTCGAAGGTGAAGAGCGGATCCACCCGCCGGAAGGTGACGACGTAGCCCTTGTCGCCGATGAAGCGCGCGCTGTAGATGCTCTCGCCCTTGGCCAGCTCCTCCGACTGGCCCGCCTTCACCAGCCGGCCGTTCTGCTCCCGGAAGGTGACCACGCGGTTGGTGGTCTCCGTGCGGCCCCAGGGGTTGTCACCGTCCTCCTTGAAGGTGTTGATGGTGGTGGCCACGCGCAGCACGCCCTCGTGCTCGTCCATGCTGAACTGGTTGAGCGGGTGGCCCTCCACCACGCCGCTGGCCACGTAGCGCGCCGAGCCCGGGGTGCGGATGTCGAACTTGTGCAGGTACGTGTGGTCCTTCTGCCCGTCCTCCGGCCACCACCACCAGTGCCGGCTGGCCAGGTAGAGGCTCTCGGTGTTGGCGTACACCTCGCCCGGGTCCGTCACCAGGCTGGTGCGGTGGATGGTGGACTCGGCGCCGGGGGCGTCCAGGTTCAGCGAGGCCACGGTGACGAAGCCCACCTTGGCGGGCGTGTTGCTGCGGAAGAAATCCCGGCAGTCGTAGCCGACCTCCACCCTCGAGCCGTCCGGCAGCTTGCGCCAGCCCTTCGGCAGCCACTGCTCGAGCGTCTGCTCGCGGATGAGCTTCTCGTTCTGGACGATGAGCTTGTCCAGCTCGCGCTTCAGCCGGTCCTCGTCGTCCCAGAGCCCCTCCGAGTACTCCGGCCACCAGCGCGTGTTCTGGGGCCAGCGGAACGAGTCATTGAGCAACAGCCGCACCGCGCTGTCCGTGCGGCGCGCGTTGGCGTAGTAGCCGGGGATGTAGAGCTGATCCTGGACCTGCGGCGCCGCCAGGTCCGTGACATCCACCACCGTCACCTTGGTGGCGCTCATGTCATAGGTGTAGCAGCCGCGGAACGCATCGCACTGCGGCTCGGTGCTGCCGTCTCGCTGCAGGGCGACCTGGGAGAAGATCACCACGCGG from Hyalangium gracile harbors:
- a CDS encoding MATE family efflux transporter, producing the protein MSAPVKSRREEFRELMKLAIPISIAQGGQALMGLVDTLVVGHAGTSALAAVGLANALFFAVSGLGMGVMMGFDPLVSQAFGARNLSRARALLWQGGWMALIAGVMLGGVVVLVPEVLPFFGYATEDLAETRAYLYWRAPSLVTMLAFLMVRGYLQSTANTRPLVVATVAANIFNLGADILLVFGGGVLPEGFGPLRSIPAMGAAGAALATLLCTVLQLAIVLAAVRSTASEGPAPVRRPVWPDLGQAFRVGLPIGLHLAAEIGVFALAGVLAFRLGQASMGAHQIAISFASVSFTIAVGIGNAGSVRVGWAVGAHNTPQARMSGFIALAGGGGFMALSALVFALFPQTLSRLAGASEEVIPLLVPLWMVTAVFQIFDGLQGVGAGVLRGAGETRFTFLANMVGHYAIGLPLSLLLGFGLKLGIVGIWWGLCAGLIAVALALVWRFHRMSAGTLRPLEA
- a CDS encoding beta-propeller domain-containing protein, whose protein sequence is MRWLRYGGFGLALAVAGCDGERGGVPGNQPVQLQARLESFERCEDLESYIEDTAVLDMRTQLSWQKEMIGGWGRGGPIMEDGAGAPPSAPAAGDSNSGGPGTGKAGPDDYTDTNNQVEGVDEADFVKNDGTRIFVVSGRKLYVHRSWPAASLSALSSVALEGWPREMFLQGNRVVIFSQVALQRDGSTEPQCDAFRGCYTYDMSATKVTVVDVTDLAAPQVQDQLYIPGYYANARRTDSAVRLLLNDSFRWPQNTRWWPEYSEGLWDDEDRLKRELDKLIVQNEKLIREQTLEQWLPKGWRKLPDGSRVEVGYDCRDFFRSNTPAKVGFVTVASLNLDAPGAESTIHRTSLVTDPGEVYANTESLYLASRHWWWWPEDGQKDHTYLHKFDIRTPGSARYVASGVVEGHPLNQFSMDEHEGVLRVATTINTFKEDGDNPWGRTETTNRVVTFREQNGRLVKAGQSEELAKGESIYSARFIGDKGYVVTFRRVDPLFTFDLSDPEHPRKVGELKVPGFSSYIHPLDENHLITVGVHIPENPNEGWQRTVKLSMFDVTDPAHPTEKFTHLVGTTSGWSEALWDHKAFNFFPSKGLLALPFADYVYNGSDYWSGFRSELRVFNVNAATGFTPVGTLSMSDLYRTQNYRDWTWYWTPNVRRSVMADDYVYAITDAGVRVAHVSNLQVPLATTTFETNFSTPYYP